A single Amphiprion ocellaris isolate individual 3 ecotype Okinawa chromosome 1, ASM2253959v1, whole genome shotgun sequence DNA region contains:
- the LOC111577620 gene encoding uncharacterized protein LOC111577620 isoform X1 → MKAKALSVKECTWMSEECHLVEEQHGDTQRDNLCLPNIFRSKKVKPLIKVQSSHNYQVYHTARELMMEVLDREAVQELTRRAAGVKTGGNRSSHSQSREQSTDLSEEEYTEALAWFSIVLRSGLSAGENCSFGSELTQQLDGYQGILKRNSIQTSFLSLTRLGDADKLEALSAFCSHLTRRYQALNTPGSNLAVKKYRLSHQHGPCSLHVALLCDMSSGFVCNMFLYSPEQLQRRSRRPVVEQVVKHLLRPFCNHRCLVQLDSSAWMEGRLSDIFSGFGENINFVPAAKRPEMSSTSSQHKRTSEDSTSQLLSHLQGWTGPALLPLSDLKGSVIDVFLPGLWVTLHVICINTFVLRTLQSRGSGRQVNLTEFTRTLASQLAVDSSVAVPVLPQLNSCSYQETRLANASKQRTNTSSSAQVMANDKHISAVKLQTRWNRPGVCGLDNSGNSCYLNVVLQCLCSTVPLVEHLLNQDTRRDLAKSKCRFAEVFVRLLEEMWLGRSSSCAPLEARSVLSSILPQFNNYCQQDAQELLLFLLNTLHDDLKKVAKRQTCSSTRQLRPEQNRNCAADFTIVSHLFEGQLSYKTLCMHCDHQAHSKQAFTVLSLPIPTDIIKCSIQDCLSLFFEQTILTGGEQMLCSVCGLRRETVVLTSLDKPPEILLLHLKRFGCKGKNQVKLRTNVGFSMKLDLTPFLSSSAQNASYSSYHLYAVVNHTGHLNMGHYTALCHNAPAQVWHCFDDSIVREVQDRVVQSPNAYMLLYSCKPFQKPKIQGL, encoded by the exons ATGAAGGCCAAAGCTCTGTCAGTGAAGGAGTGCACCTGGATGTCAGAGGAGTGCCACCTAGTGGAGGAGCAGCATGGAGATACCCAGAGGGACAACCTTTGTTTACCAAACATCTTCAGATCCAAAAAGGTGAAGCCGCTAATCAAGGTCCAGAGCAGCCACAATTACCAGGTTTACCACACAGCCAGAGAGCTGATGATGGAGGTGCTGGACAGAGAAGCTGTTCAGGAGCTGACTAGAAGAGCTGCTGGTGTGAAGACAGGAGGGAATCGTTCATCTCACAgccagagcagagagcagagcacGGATCTCTCTGAGGAAGAGTACACAGAGGCTTTAGCGTGGTTTTCCATCGTCCTGCGAAGTGGTCTGTCTGCAGGAGAGAACTGCAGCTTTGGCTCTGAGCTCACCCAACAGCTGGACGGATACCAGGGCATCCTGAAGAGGAACAGCATCCAGACCAGCTTCTTGTCTCTCACCAGACTGGGGGATGCAGACAAGTTGGAAgctctctctgctttctgtaGCCACCTGACCAGACGTTATCAGGCCTTAAACACACCTGGCAGCAACCTGGCTGTGAAGAAATACAGACTTTCCCACCAGCATGGCCCCTGCTCTCTACATGTTGCCCTCCTGTGTGACATGAGCTCAGGGTTTGTCTGTAACATGTTTCTGTACAGTCCAGAGCAACTCCAGAGGCGCAGCAGGAGGCCTGTAGTGGAGCAGGTGGTCAAACACCTGCTGAGGCCTTTCTGCAACCACAGATGCCTGGTTCAGCTGGACAGCTCTGCCTGGATGGAAGGCAGACTCTCAGACATCTTCTCTGGATTTGGGGAGAATATTAATTTCGTTCCAGCTGCTAAAAGGCCAGAGATGAGTTCAACGTCCTCTCAGCACAAACGGACATCTGAGGACTCGACATCTCAACTATTATCCCACCTGCAGGGTTGGACCGGACCTGCTCTGCTTCCTCTGTCAGACCTGAAGGGCTCCGTCATCGATGTGTTCCTACCGGGCCTCTGGGTGACGCTACACGTGATCTGCATCAACACATTTGTGCTCCGCACTCTGCAGAGCCGGGGCTCGGGCCGGCAGGTCAACCTGACGGAGTTCACCAGGACTTTGGCCTCTCAGCTGGCCGTCGACAGCAGCGTCGCCGTGCCGGTTCTGCCACAACTAAACAGCTGCTCATACCAGGAAACCAGATTAGCAAACGCTTCCAAGCAAAG GACAAACACTAGCAGCAGTGCTCAGGTGATGGCAAACGACAAACACATCTCTGCAGTGAAGCTACAGACCAGGTGGAACAGGCCGGGAGTCTGTGGTTTAGACAACTCTGGGAACTCCTGCTACCTGAACGTtgtgctgcagtgtttgtgcTCCACCGTGCCCCTCGTAGAGCATCTCCTTAATCAGGACACACGCAGAGATCTGGCAAA GTCTAAATGCCGGTTCGCTGAAGTGTTTGTCCGCCTGCTGGAGGAGATGTGGCTGGGGAGAAGCTCCAGCTGTGCCCCGCTGGAGGCCCGGTCAGttctgtcctccatcctcccccagtTTAACAACTACTGCCAGCAGGACGCCCAGGAGCTGCTGCTCTTTCTCCTCAACACACTTCATGACGACCTCAAAAAG GTTGCAAAGCGACAGACGTGCTCCTCCACACGTCAGCTGAgaccagaacagaacagaaactgtGCCGCTGACTTCACCATCGTCTCACATCTGTTTGAGGGCCAGCTGAGCTACAAGACCCTCTGCATGCACTGCGACCACCAGGCGCACAGCAAACAAGCCTTCACTGTCCTGTCGCTGCCGATTCCTACAGACATCATTAAATGCTCCATCCAG GATTGTCTGTCGCTGTTCTTTGAGCAGACCATCTTGACAGGCGGAGAGCAGATGTTGTGTTCGGTGTGTGGGCTGAGGAGGGAAACGGTGGTCCTCACAAGTCTGGACAAACCTCCAGAGATCCTCCTGTTGCATCTGAAACG GTTTGGCTGTAAGGGGAAGAACCAGGTGAAACTCAGGACTAACGTTGGGTTTTCCATGAAGCTCGATCTCACACCGTTTCTATCCAGCTCAGCTCAGAATGCCTCGTATTCTTCATACCACCTGTACGCTGTTGTG AACCACACTGGCCACCTGAACATGGGTCACTACACGGCTCTGTGCCACAACGCTCCGGCTCAGGTCTGGCACTGTTTCGACGACTCCATTGTCAGAGAGGTACAGGACAGAGTGGTTCAGTCTCCAAACGCGTACATGCTGCTCTACAGCTGCAAACCTTTCCAAAAGCCAAAGATTCAAGGACTCTGA
- the LOC111577620 gene encoding uncharacterized protein LOC111577620 isoform X2, which produces MKAKALSVKECTWMSEECHLVEEQHGDTQRDNLCLPNIFRSKKVKPLIKVQSSHNYQVYHTARELMMEVLDREAVQELTRRAAGVKTGGNRSSHSQSREQSTDLSEEEYTEALAWFSIVLRSGLSAGENCSFGSELTQQLDGYQGILKRNSIQTSFLSLTRLGDADKLEALSAFCSHLTRRYQALNTPGSNLAVKKYRLSHQHGPCSLHVALLCDMSSGFVCNMFLYSPEQLQRRSRRPVVEQVVKHLLRPFCNHRCLVQLDSSAWMEGRLSDIFSGFGENINFVPAAKRPEMSSTSSQHKRTSEDSTSQLLSHLQGWTGPALLPLSDLKGSVIDVFLPGLWVTLHVICINTFVLRTLQSRGSGRQVNLTEFTRTLASQLAVDSSVAVPVLPQLNSCSYQETRLANASKQRTNTSSSAQVMANDKHISAVKLQTRWNRPGVCGLDNSGNSCYLNVVLQCLCSTVPLVEHLLNQDTRRDLAKSKCRFAEVFVRLLEEMWLGRSSSCAPLEARSVLSSILPQFNNYCQQDAQELLLFLLNTLHDDLKKVQQHTLLKKNEGPEQNRNCAADFTIVSHLFEGQLSYKTLCMHCDHQAHSKQAFTVLSLPIPTDIIKCSIQDCLSLFFEQTILTGGEQMLCSVCGLRRETVVLTSLDKPPEILLLHLKRFGCKGKNQVKLRTNVGFSMKLDLTPFLSSSAQNASYSSYHLYAVVNHTGHLNMGHYTALCHNAPAQVWHCFDDSIVREVQDRVVQSPNAYMLLYSCKPFQKPKIQGL; this is translated from the exons ATGAAGGCCAAAGCTCTGTCAGTGAAGGAGTGCACCTGGATGTCAGAGGAGTGCCACCTAGTGGAGGAGCAGCATGGAGATACCCAGAGGGACAACCTTTGTTTACCAAACATCTTCAGATCCAAAAAGGTGAAGCCGCTAATCAAGGTCCAGAGCAGCCACAATTACCAGGTTTACCACACAGCCAGAGAGCTGATGATGGAGGTGCTGGACAGAGAAGCTGTTCAGGAGCTGACTAGAAGAGCTGCTGGTGTGAAGACAGGAGGGAATCGTTCATCTCACAgccagagcagagagcagagcacGGATCTCTCTGAGGAAGAGTACACAGAGGCTTTAGCGTGGTTTTCCATCGTCCTGCGAAGTGGTCTGTCTGCAGGAGAGAACTGCAGCTTTGGCTCTGAGCTCACCCAACAGCTGGACGGATACCAGGGCATCCTGAAGAGGAACAGCATCCAGACCAGCTTCTTGTCTCTCACCAGACTGGGGGATGCAGACAAGTTGGAAgctctctctgctttctgtaGCCACCTGACCAGACGTTATCAGGCCTTAAACACACCTGGCAGCAACCTGGCTGTGAAGAAATACAGACTTTCCCACCAGCATGGCCCCTGCTCTCTACATGTTGCCCTCCTGTGTGACATGAGCTCAGGGTTTGTCTGTAACATGTTTCTGTACAGTCCAGAGCAACTCCAGAGGCGCAGCAGGAGGCCTGTAGTGGAGCAGGTGGTCAAACACCTGCTGAGGCCTTTCTGCAACCACAGATGCCTGGTTCAGCTGGACAGCTCTGCCTGGATGGAAGGCAGACTCTCAGACATCTTCTCTGGATTTGGGGAGAATATTAATTTCGTTCCAGCTGCTAAAAGGCCAGAGATGAGTTCAACGTCCTCTCAGCACAAACGGACATCTGAGGACTCGACATCTCAACTATTATCCCACCTGCAGGGTTGGACCGGACCTGCTCTGCTTCCTCTGTCAGACCTGAAGGGCTCCGTCATCGATGTGTTCCTACCGGGCCTCTGGGTGACGCTACACGTGATCTGCATCAACACATTTGTGCTCCGCACTCTGCAGAGCCGGGGCTCGGGCCGGCAGGTCAACCTGACGGAGTTCACCAGGACTTTGGCCTCTCAGCTGGCCGTCGACAGCAGCGTCGCCGTGCCGGTTCTGCCACAACTAAACAGCTGCTCATACCAGGAAACCAGATTAGCAAACGCTTCCAAGCAAAG GACAAACACTAGCAGCAGTGCTCAGGTGATGGCAAACGACAAACACATCTCTGCAGTGAAGCTACAGACCAGGTGGAACAGGCCGGGAGTCTGTGGTTTAGACAACTCTGGGAACTCCTGCTACCTGAACGTtgtgctgcagtgtttgtgcTCCACCGTGCCCCTCGTAGAGCATCTCCTTAATCAGGACACACGCAGAGATCTGGCAAA GTCTAAATGCCGGTTCGCTGAAGTGTTTGTCCGCCTGCTGGAGGAGATGTGGCTGGGGAGAAGCTCCAGCTGTGCCCCGCTGGAGGCCCGGTCAGttctgtcctccatcctcccccagtTTAACAACTACTGCCAGCAGGACGCCCAGGAGCTGCTGCTCTTTCTCCTCAACACACTTCATGACGACCTCAAAAAGGTGCAGCAAcatacactgctcaaaaaaaatgaagg accagaacagaacagaaactgtGCCGCTGACTTCACCATCGTCTCACATCTGTTTGAGGGCCAGCTGAGCTACAAGACCCTCTGCATGCACTGCGACCACCAGGCGCACAGCAAACAAGCCTTCACTGTCCTGTCGCTGCCGATTCCTACAGACATCATTAAATGCTCCATCCAG GATTGTCTGTCGCTGTTCTTTGAGCAGACCATCTTGACAGGCGGAGAGCAGATGTTGTGTTCGGTGTGTGGGCTGAGGAGGGAAACGGTGGTCCTCACAAGTCTGGACAAACCTCCAGAGATCCTCCTGTTGCATCTGAAACG GTTTGGCTGTAAGGGGAAGAACCAGGTGAAACTCAGGACTAACGTTGGGTTTTCCATGAAGCTCGATCTCACACCGTTTCTATCCAGCTCAGCTCAGAATGCCTCGTATTCTTCATACCACCTGTACGCTGTTGTG AACCACACTGGCCACCTGAACATGGGTCACTACACGGCTCTGTGCCACAACGCTCCGGCTCAGGTCTGGCACTGTTTCGACGACTCCATTGTCAGAGAGGTACAGGACAGAGTGGTTCAGTCTCCAAACGCGTACATGCTGCTCTACAGCTGCAAACCTTTCCAAAAGCCAAAGATTCAAGGACTCTGA